Proteins from a single region of Natrinema salifodinae:
- a CDS encoding DUF6360 family protein — protein sequence MSDRLLSVTGATTLDYVDGKAVGESFEWESVGVVNATADRENPDSVRLQLELDNLAEEHLPTHMDEFELTPDQARALAAGLEKHPTRVEDAAETE from the coding sequence ATGTCCGATCGACTGCTATCGGTCACCGGGGCGACGACGCTGGATTACGTCGACGGAAAAGCCGTCGGCGAGTCATTCGAGTGGGAGTCGGTCGGCGTCGTGAACGCGACCGCCGACCGCGAGAATCCCGACAGCGTTCGCCTGCAACTCGAACTCGACAACCTCGCCGAGGAGCACCTCCCAACGCACATGGACGAATTCGAACTGACGCCCGACCAGGCCCGCGCGCTAGCGGCAGGCCTCGAGAAACACCCGACCCGCGTCGAGGACGCCGCGGAGACCGAGTAA
- a CDS encoding MarR family winged helix-turn-helix transcriptional regulator yields the protein MDLSATKDCHCLAARKRAREITRRYEEKLRPRGLRATQFSILAALALKGPSPLSDLADLLGLERTSLSRSANRLTDEGWVTEAKSEARVHKLKLTPDGRKKVESTYPAWKEAQDEMAEQIDKLATE from the coding sequence GTGGATCTCTCCGCCACGAAGGACTGCCACTGTCTCGCGGCACGCAAGCGAGCACGGGAAATAACCCGACGCTACGAGGAAAAACTCCGCCCCCGCGGACTGCGGGCGACGCAGTTCTCCATTCTCGCCGCGCTGGCCCTGAAGGGGCCGTCGCCGCTGAGCGACCTCGCCGACCTGCTCGGACTCGAACGAACATCACTCTCCCGAAGCGCGAACCGCCTCACAGACGAGGGATGGGTCACGGAAGCCAAATCGGAAGCCAGAGTCCACAAACTGAAGCTGACGCCGGACGGTCGCAAGAAGGTCGAGAGCACCTACCCCGCCTGGAAGGAAGCCCAAGACGAGATGGCCGAGCAGATAGATAAACTGGCGACGGAGTGA
- a CDS encoding SRPBCC domain-containing protein, which yields MTNNDTEHGESTTDERSITVSRVIEAPPKRVYDAFLDPDELAQWFPPTGFSAEVHHLEPEVGGTYRITFTGETEEFSDMSHSFGGIFQELEPGERIVYTDSFETDDPGMAGEMTTTVTFEEVPDGTEVTVRHAGIPEAIPPSDANEGWIDSLENLADVVEEA from the coding sequence ATGACTAACAACGACACCGAACACGGAGAATCGACGACTGACGAGCGGAGTATCACGGTGAGTCGCGTGATCGAGGCCCCACCTAAGCGGGTCTACGACGCCTTCCTCGACCCGGACGAGCTCGCCCAGTGGTTCCCTCCGACTGGCTTCAGCGCGGAGGTCCACCACCTCGAGCCAGAGGTGGGCGGGACCTACCGCATCACGTTCACGGGCGAGACCGAGGAGTTCTCCGATATGAGTCACTCCTTCGGCGGCATCTTCCAGGAACTCGAGCCAGGCGAGCGAATCGTCTACACCGACTCGTTCGAAACCGACGACCCGGGAATGGCCGGCGAGATGACCACCACGGTCACCTTCGAGGAAGTCCCCGATGGGACCGAGGTCACCGTCCGCCATGCGGGGATTCCCGAGGCCATTCCCCCGAGCGACGCCAACGAAGGCTGGATCGACTCGCTCGAAAACCTCGCGGATGTCGTCGAGGAGGCGTAA
- a CDS encoding VOC family protein, with the protein MQKITPNLWFDGDAEDAVNRYTSIFDDSSIGPTSRYDEASAEALGRPVGGVLTINFELESQSFVALNGGPQFEFTPAISFIVNCPTTAAVEELWAQLSRGGEELMPLDSYPFSVRYGWTEDEYGVSWQVIHDGSISERKIVPSLMFVGERCGQAEEAMAYYTSVFDGAEVNDVARYSPDQQPDKEGTVMFADFTLCSQRFAAMDSAREHGFDFTEAISFIVDCADQEEVDYFWESLTADGGEEGQCGWLKDRYGVSWQVVPTVLPELLRDEDTEKAGRATKAMLQMGKIDIQTLEEAHAR; encoded by the coding sequence ATGCAGAAGATCACCCCGAACCTATGGTTCGACGGCGACGCGGAGGATGCGGTGAACCGGTATACGAGTATATTCGACGACTCGTCAATCGGACCCACTAGCCGGTACGACGAGGCGTCAGCGGAAGCGTTGGGTCGACCAGTAGGGGGCGTCCTGACGATCAACTTCGAGTTAGAGAGTCAGTCGTTCGTCGCACTCAACGGCGGTCCCCAGTTCGAGTTCACTCCGGCAATCTCGTTCATCGTCAACTGTCCCACGACAGCGGCAGTGGAGGAGCTCTGGGCGCAGTTGTCGAGGGGCGGTGAGGAACTGATGCCGCTCGATTCCTACCCCTTCAGCGTCCGGTACGGCTGGACAGAAGACGAATACGGCGTGTCGTGGCAGGTGATTCACGACGGCTCCATCTCGGAGCGGAAAATCGTCCCATCGCTGATGTTCGTCGGTGAGCGGTGCGGTCAGGCCGAGGAGGCGATGGCGTACTACACGTCGGTGTTCGACGGCGCCGAAGTCAACGACGTCGCCCGCTATAGCCCGGATCAGCAACCAGACAAGGAGGGAACGGTCATGTTCGCCGACTTCACACTTTGCAGCCAGCGCTTTGCGGCGATGGACAGCGCGAGAGAACACGGCTTCGACTTCACCGAGGCGATCTCGTTCATCGTCGACTGTGCGGACCAGGAGGAGGTCGACTACTTCTGGGAGTCACTCACGGCCGACGGCGGCGAGGAGGGACAGTGCGGCTGGCTCAAAGACAGGTACGGCGTGTCCTGGCAGGTCGTCCCAACGGTTCTGCCCGAACTCCTGCGTGACGAGGACACCGAAAAAGCGGGCCGAGCCACGAAGGCAATGCTTCAGATGGGGAAAATCGACATTCAGACGCTAGAGGAGGCGCATGCCAGATAA
- a CDS encoding ArsR/SmtB family transcription factor: MVEQQPDDLDLDAVFKALGHPIRREILEQLADGPESVSELAEPHDVSLAAVSKHLRVLEDAGLLDVEEDGRVRRCHLDAAPLSDAFGWLTRYRVLWEDRFDALADHLEEDET; this comes from the coding sequence ATGGTTGAACAACAGCCGGACGATCTGGATCTCGACGCGGTCTTCAAGGCGCTGGGCCACCCAATCCGTCGAGAAATCCTCGAACAGCTCGCCGACGGCCCCGAGAGCGTCAGTGAGCTGGCCGAACCCCACGACGTGTCGCTGGCAGCGGTCTCGAAGCACCTGCGCGTACTAGAGGACGCGGGGCTCCTCGACGTCGAGGAAGACGGTCGGGTTCGACGGTGCCACCTCGATGCTGCGCCGCTGAGCGACGCGTTCGGGTGGCTGACCCGGTACCGTGTCCTCTGGGAAGACCGCTTCGACGCGCTGGCCGACCATCTGGAGGAAGACGAAACATGA
- a CDS encoding ferritin-like domain-containing protein: MSMDTIQDLFEHGLEDIYHAEHQLLDALEELENNTDREEIAQAFAEHREETQDQIDRLEDVFDMFGEPPEKEECEGIEGLLEEYEEFTSMDPAQDVMDYHSMAAAEKTEHYEIAAYGNLIPLADQLGMDEAADLLEENLREEQGALDELKELTEEFEIDAIPAE, from the coding sequence ATGAGCATGGACACGATTCAGGACCTGTTCGAGCACGGTCTCGAGGACATATATCACGCGGAGCACCAACTGCTCGACGCGCTCGAGGAGTTAGAGAACAACACCGACCGCGAGGAGATCGCCCAGGCGTTCGCGGAGCACCGCGAGGAGACCCAGGACCAGATCGACCGGCTCGAGGACGTCTTCGACATGTTCGGCGAGCCGCCGGAGAAAGAGGAGTGCGAGGGTATCGAGGGGCTGCTCGAGGAGTACGAGGAGTTTACTTCGATGGACCCCGCTCAGGACGTGATGGACTACCACAGCATGGCGGCCGCTGAGAAGACCGAGCACTACGAAATCGCCGCCTACGGCAACCTGATCCCGCTGGCGGACCAGCTCGGGATGGACGAGGCGGCCGACCTCCTCGAGGAGAACCTTCGCGAGGAGCAGGGCGCCCTCGACGAACTGAAGGAGCTGACCGAGGAGTTCGAGATCGACGCGATCCCGGCGGAGTGA
- a CDS encoding DUF7119 family protein, with protein sequence MTDNRPGDRSHRRGENGRSIPTDRESPVGAPVIRGDESVTGTRAREAVQFDPDDPESLADAAETVRRFAAGETDDDHLYMLRGAAACAALVRGEGSYKAAAERAGGDASVSFIRKWARVHDLPRSVRKQVALGQIAPTAAKHIARVGGEARLLLAWAILDGDLTVRDVRSVASAVNDGTPIDQALADHDVALGELELTLSPPIYRDLRRRASIEGADPGQLVTEALEQYFE encoded by the coding sequence ATGACCGACAATCGGCCCGGTGATCGCTCGCACCGCCGCGGCGAAAACGGTCGATCGATCCCGACAGACCGCGAATCCCCCGTCGGTGCACCAGTTATCCGGGGCGACGAATCGGTCACCGGGACCCGCGCCCGCGAGGCCGTCCAGTTCGACCCCGACGATCCCGAGAGTCTCGCGGACGCCGCCGAGACCGTCCGCCGGTTCGCTGCCGGCGAAACCGACGACGACCACCTCTATATGCTCCGCGGCGCGGCTGCCTGTGCCGCATTGGTCCGCGGCGAAGGCTCCTACAAGGCCGCCGCCGAACGCGCAGGCGGCGACGCCTCCGTCTCCTTCATCCGCAAGTGGGCCCGCGTCCACGACCTCCCGCGCTCGGTTCGCAAACAGGTCGCGCTCGGACAGATCGCTCCCACCGCCGCCAAACACATCGCCCGGGTCGGTGGCGAGGCCCGTCTCCTCCTCGCCTGGGCAATCCTCGACGGCGATCTCACCGTCCGCGACGTCCGCAGCGTTGCCAGCGCGGTCAACGACGGCACACCGATCGACCAGGCCCTCGCGGATCACGACGTGGCGCTCGGCGAACTCGAACTGACGCTGTCGCCGCCGATATACCGCGATCTCCGGCGTCGCGCGTCCATCGAAGGCGCTGATCCCGGCCAGCTCGTCACCGAAGCCCTCGAACAGTATTTCGAATAA
- a CDS encoding SRPBCC domain-containing protein, giving the protein MPDKSGRGHDSTEDPSTVVSRVIDAPRTDVYRSFLDPNAVATWLPPEGMNAHVHRFDPREGGEFRVSLRYRDVADSPDGGGGKTTEDTDTHHGRFVTLVPDERIVEVVEFESDDPGFAGEMRITVTLADVDNFATAVEQLTDVDVVKLTSDQIITHGATAAVDGTLQLASGRAHAFCDVYEFNSHGKNAKIQTMTPYASELIGDEERHRNSRFNERSESVTK; this is encoded by the coding sequence ATGCCAGATAAGTCGGGCAGGGGCCACGACTCCACCGAGGATCCGAGCACAGTGGTCTCCCGGGTAATCGACGCCCCGCGAACGGATGTCTACCGGTCGTTCCTCGACCCCAACGCGGTGGCCACGTGGCTCCCGCCGGAAGGGATGAACGCTCATGTTCACCGCTTCGATCCCCGCGAAGGCGGCGAGTTCAGGGTGTCGCTCAGATATCGGGACGTCGCGGACTCCCCGGACGGGGGTGGTGGGAAAACGACCGAGGACACTGACACCCATCACGGGCGGTTCGTCACGCTAGTACCCGACGAGCGGATCGTGGAGGTTGTCGAGTTCGAGTCGGACGACCCGGGATTTGCGGGCGAAATGCGGATCACCGTGACTCTGGCGGACGTCGATAACTTCGCGACAGCCGTAGAGCAACTAACGGATGTCGACGTTGTGAAACTGACTAGTGATCAGATAATCACGCACGGTGCTACCGCTGCGGTAGACGGAACGTTGCAATTGGCGAGCGGACGAGCGCACGCGTTCTGTGATGTGTACGAGTTCAACAGCCACGGGAAGAACGCGAAGATCCAGACAATGACGCCCTACGCGAGCGAATTAATCGGCGACGAGGAACGCCACCGAAACTCGAGATTCAATGAACGTAGTGAGAGTGTTACAAAATAG